The Gossypium hirsutum isolate 1008001.06 chromosome D02, Gossypium_hirsutum_v2.1, whole genome shotgun sequence region GTGAAAATTTACCTAAAAACGAGTGGCTTTAGAGAATTCAAAAGGTGAAAGGCGAAGGTTGAATCTTCAGAAGTGAAAGTCAAAAAAACGAACCTGTTTCTCTGTATGGGTGTGTATATATACTGTTAGTGTTACTGTGTTAGGAGAGGGAAAGATAGACAAAGAAGGGCGGCACCGAGTGagcaaaaataaaaagagatttAAGTTAATATAACCAGAAATATAGCCAACGGTCTATGACTTTACGACGTTATTAGAACACAACAGATTACAACATCCATGCATGACTGGTTCTATGCTGGGTTTCATCAATCAACACAAACCGTGTATATGTGTATCAAGTCTTTTGACGGCAACCAAATTTTAAGAATAATTTCAAGGTACAAAAACAACCTAAAAAAACCAAACTAGATTTCTACATGATTTGATTTCAAACTCCATCAAAGGGGTTCTTTAGATTTCCACCAAGCAAGGACATGAGACCACCACCATGGACCCTACCCTCCGGAATTATGAAGTCAAAGCTCTTGTTGTTGACACCGCCACCGATGTCCATCCGGTCCTCATTTCTTCGTTCCTCTTGCTTCTCAGCACTCAAGAAACTTGAGTAAGAGGATGAGGATTTCATAGATAAAGGAACCAATACCTGAGGTGGTATCAGTTGTTGCCTTTTCGCTGGTTTGTCGAGGAAATCAATACCATCAGAAATAACACTAGTGCCGGAGGATGACTGATTGTTGTCCCAACTGATTCTTGTGGATGTTGCTGCTACAAGCCCATGGAAGACTTCGGGTGCGATAAGCCCTCCCATGTTCGCCTGTCGCTCTTGTACCATATTGCTATGAGCAGCACATAGCCCACTACGGCCCCTTGCAAATTTCTCACATTTGCTCTCCCGCCAGGAGCATCTTTTACCTCCGCCATGTGCCTTGCAGAAGTCTGTGCTTCCTTGGGCACTCTTGCCACAATTCTCAACCTTGCATCGCTTTCCACCACCATGTTTGACACAACAATCAGTACGACCTCGTGCACTCTTTGTACAGCCTGGCACAGCACACCTCTTCCCACCACCATGCGCAACACAAAAGTTGGTGCCTCCATGCACACTCTTGGGACAAATGCCACCTCCATTGTAGAGGCAACGTTTGCCCCCACCGTGTCCTTTGCATAATGGTGTGCTCCCTTCAGCACCTTTGGTACACCCTGCAAATATACAACGTTTTCCACCACCATGAGCCTTGCAAAACATAGTACTTCCCTGAGCACCCTTAGTACATCCCTGGAACTGGCAACGATGTCCACCACCATGAGAGATGCACAAACCAGCTTGTCCTTCTGCACTGCGCGTGCAACCTTCCACTTTACACCTCTTTCCCCCACCATGTCTGATGCAAAGCCCTGTTTTACCTCGTGCAGCCTTTGTGCACCCCCTAGGAAACCCACATCGTCTGCCTCCACCATGTGCTATGCAAAAATCTGTCTTCCCATCAGCACTTTTAGTGCAGCCCAAGTGTTGGCACCTCCTCCCTCCACCATGAGCCTTACAGTAGGCGGTGCGGCTCTCGGCACCTTTGTTACACCCTGGTTTTTGGCATCTTTGTCCGCCCCCATGACCAATACAAAGACCAGTAGCCCCTCTTGCTCCTTTTGAACAGCCAACAAACCTACATTTCTTCGAATTGCTTGCTCGATTATCTGAGGATGTTATAGTGGTGGTTTGCTCAGAGAGCGTGTCTACTGAGAAGTCACTCTGAGAAGAGGGCTCACAACTTTGATGAAATTGATAACGAAGTGATTTATCCCCAAACTGAAAAAGTTCTTGTGCATGAACCAAACCTTTGCCACTATCCATTTTCAAAGCAAAAAGGAGTGCTGGCATATAAGCACCAGATTTCTTGGCCGAAGTAGAACCCTCATCAACAACAGGAATTGAAAGTCTACAATCCTCTGCAAGAACCTGGTGAGGCATACTAACATCAGTTTCTGTTGACAGAGGGCATTCCAACAGGCTCATACTTCCCTTAGTCCCACCAGAAAGGCCAAGTTTTAGGATTGAGTCATCCTCAAGTAACAAACCCTGGGTGGATAAAGCAACTGTTGATTTATTCTTATTAAGACCAACAATGTAATCATTATCCAAGTATACACTTGGAGTCGGGCCCAACCCCAAAACCAACACGCAGCCATCATCAGGTGCATTAGAAAGATCAGCATGTAGATCGTTTTGAGTAGTTCCAAATCTGGCCTTATTGCTTCCTCCGTGACCAAGAAAGTTCAGGCATAGGGTGGTatcaccaaatttttcattttttgagaGTTCAGATACATGAGAAAACTGTACATTCTTATTCAAATCCATAAGCTTTCTAAAAGGTGCAAACTATAAGATTAAGGAACAAGAGGCCCACCTTAATGAAAAATCTTTAATACATGACTGGTATGGTATATATATCAAAAACAAATTAGGAAAATAAGAAATTCCGATGACGCTCCCCCTCCACTTACAAACCCTGATGTATCTTCTCGGTCCATCTTATAAAGCATCAACACAACAACACAGACTTCAACTTTGTAAAAGCTTAGTTGCCAGCGTATCTGACAACATCTCTAGGATAAGATCCTTTTATTAGAACATTCAAAGTGGATGCAAAGAGATATCTGGAGCGTCTTAACGACAAATACTTTGGATTCATTAACCCTAACAAGAATAAACAATCAAGGTAACACATTCAGATATtaataaaaagccattaaagtgGATTCTAAGCTATAAAATATTCCTCTAAACTTGAATTCCCACACAATTAACTGAAATAAAACAGCTGTGGGATTAACTATTTAGTAAAAGATAAAACAGAacgaactctttttactctctttaTCAATCTAACATGAAAAGACAACAAATACCATTAACAGATAGCTAAATTCCttcttaaatttattaatataccaCCCAAACAACAAAACTATGAAAACATATCAGCTCAAAACCATGCATACATAGCGCAAAAAACCTAAACCTTAACGAAGTTTTATGAAACCATGTAAACAATAAAGTCATATGAAATACATACGCAAACTTACcctcaaaaagaaaattagacAAACAGAATTGACagcaaaaaaaatattgaaataaaatatgaaactgtGAACTAATAActagtaaaaatattaaacttgatggaaatgaaaagaaaattcgtAGATATACCGTGAAGAATCCAAATTTAGAGAAAATATGGAGAAAACTGAAGGATCTGAGAAGTGGCTAAAGATATGTTAAACAGAGCTAAAGAATCTttaaaataggggaaaaaaagattgtatcaaaaataaaagaagagaattTTAACAAAGCGTGAAGGAGGAAGAAGATTAGAAGAAATATAGGAAGAGGAGAAACcgataaatgattttttttaaaagaaaagacgAAAAGAAAAAAGTGGGTTTTTTtatataggttaaaatatgtaatCAGTCCCTATATtcttcacaaatttaaaatttagtcctctATTTTTTCAGATTTCGAAATTCAGATTCAATAATAAACTTAAGTTTAACAAAATAGTTTTAACACCGATAATAattagatatgaatttttaaatataaaaaatagaatgactaaattcttaagtacataaattaaattttaaatttactaacCGTACAGGGACTTATAATAGATTTTAACCTTTTATATAAATTGGCCGGTTGGAacgattttctttttaaattattacattttgttttttaaacaaaaaaatttttgTTGGAAAACAGTTTAATGCCGAAATAGCCTCAATTGTCAGTAAGGAAGCGACTGATAACAGCCTTGCAGAACCGAAACGCTTCCTAGTGACAATGCATGTTTTTCCGTCGTTTTAAAAGTCTAAAGTACCCTTATTATGGGACCGTCCTCAAAAGATTGTGGAGTGCAAAAACGTCAAGTGAAAgtgtgattttattttttttattttttcatgggAATTGTCTCCCCCCTCGGCCAGTAACGCGGTGTGCCCTTATCAAAGAATGTTCCATAAACTGCCAAAATGTTCACTAAGAATCGGCTTCGCTGCTCTATTCAACAGCTGCCCAGCCTCCGCTTGGGTTGGCTGAGTTCAgaaattttttgataattttaatatttttatcttattttcttttcaaaaaataagTTTCATTGAAAGTTTTTAGTCAATGGATTTAAGTGTACCAAATTAAACAATTGCATAAACGAAGTGACAAAAATAGCCAGGGCCACATCAGCTACCAAAGCCAGGTCCAAGTAGCCGGCTGTTCCTCTCGGCTGGGCACGAAACTCGACAGTTAATTGGCTGATTCCCGAACTTATACACATGGCTTCCAGTTATTGGTTCATGTGACAACTATTGAGGATTCGATGCAGTCCTTTAGGATCCACTGCTTTGCCGCAATTCAAGTGCGCGCATGTACATGCCTAGACTTATCATGGGTGGTGCTACTCAATTCAAATTTAAGAGGGATTAGAtgaaaatttaaggttttaaaagtaattttgggtttaaaattaAACCCGTTTAAAATAcggattaagtttaattttaaatatttatagtttgagttaatttgattgatttttaaattaataatattttatattttatattttataatatataaaattaaatctatatTAGAATGTAaccattaaaaattattaaatataaaactttaataaatgaaaaaatactaaattaaaaataatataaatataattttttaatttttaaaataaataatatgaacagGCTTAAAATAAATTCAGGTTAGTTATTTATAAATATGGTCGAATTTGGGCAAAATTTTCGAATTAGACTTGGGcaatgataa contains the following coding sequences:
- the LOC107940745 gene encoding uncharacterized protein, with translation MDLNKNVQFSHVSELSKNEKFGDTTLCLNFLGHGGSNKARFGTTQNDLHADLSNAPDDGCVLVLGLGPTPSVYLDNDYIVGLNKNKSTVALSTQGLLLEDDSILKLGLSGGTKGSMSLLECPLSTETDVSMPHQVLAEDCRLSIPVVDEGSTSAKKSGAYMPALLFALKMDSGKGLVHAQELFQFGDKSLRYQFHQSCEPSSQSDFSVDTLSEQTTTITSSDNRASNSKKCRFVGCSKGARGATGLCIGHGGGQRCQKPGCNKGAESRTAYCKAHGGGRRCQHLGCTKSADGKTDFCIAHGGGRRCGFPRGCTKAARGKTGLCIRHGGGKRCKVEGCTRSAEGQAGLCISHGGGHRCQFQGCTKGAQGSTMFCKAHGGGKRCIFAGCTKGAEGSTPLCKGHGGGKRCLYNGGGICPKSVHGGTNFCVAHGGGKRCAVPGCTKSARGRTDCCVKHGGGKRCKVENCGKSAQGSTDFCKAHGGGKRCSWRESKCEKFARGRSGLCAAHSNMVQERQANMGGLIAPEVFHGLVAATSTRISWDNNQSSSGTSVISDGIDFLDKPAKRQQLIPPQVLVPLSMKSSSSYSSFLSAEKQEERRNEDRMDIGGGVNNKSFDFIIPEGRVHGGGLMSLLGGNLKNPFDGV